The window GAGGAGTCGGTGTCGTCATCGTCGTCGTTTAGAAAAggacaaattttttaaaaaggaactAGGAAGAGTGGAGTTGCTATAATTATTCCGACATGTAAGTGTTGTTATGTGTTTGTCGGATCAGATTCCATCTCCTCCTCCAGAGAGTATCTTTTATCTTATTCTCCCCCGAACCCGAATATCATTGACTTTTcttatattaatcttttaaataatttgttatgtTTGCACTTCTTTTTCCTTTCGTTTAGTTAGTGCACACAACTCGTATTCCCATCATCCatgattaaaatatactatatagaaTAGAACTCGTAGAATACTGTGTGTTATGTGTGTGTGCACTAACTATACTATCTAGAATACTGTGTGGTTCCGCACACAcacaccaaataaaataaaatagaatactGTTTGGTTCCGCGTAAAACGAACTCAAGTCTCCAATTTTGACTAATCTTAACTTCTTTGACAAACAAGACTTTTATGCAAAGAAAGactttttacttctttctttctctttaaaatTCAAAGTTTAAACTGTTTCACTATTTAATTTtcacatactattttttttttttgaaaaaatcctAAAGTAAAATCGAACATTTGATTTTTCCTTAAAAGTTagtataaaaatcatttttaactCTTGGAATATTGTACTTTCCCTTGTAGTGGAATAAAAGAACCACCcgtattaaaataaaaagtaatttcaccaaaaaaaaaaaaagacaggaatttaaaaaaaacaaacaaaaaaaaaaaacagtaatggggaattttaaaaataaaaaaatatatgaaaaagtttttttaagtatttttgtcTTTGGTCATTTTCCACACACACCACCAATCTCGCATAATCGATTTCTTCATTTTTCAACAAAGAGGAACTGGGAACGAACGagcaaaaaaccctaattttgcttctctcctttctccaaattttttattaacttcaAATCCCCTTTTCGATTTCTCCGTCCTTAACAACATGGCGTCTCGAAACTGTCGGTGGGAGCTCCTAGTCGCAGCTTCGCTAACCCTAACTTTAGCTTTGATTCACCTGGTGGAAGCTAACTCAGAGGGAGATGCTCTCTACGCTCTTCGCCGTAGCTTATCCGATCCGGACCGTGTTCTCCAGAGCTGGGATCCAACTCTTGTTAATCCCTGTACCTGGTTCCATGTCACCTGTAACCAAGACAACCGCGTCACTCGTGTGTAAGAAGATCCTCTCTTTACGATTCTCTCCAGATTCTTTTGTTACAGTCTCTCTCTTATATATTTCTCATAATTGACCCTTttatctcttttgatttttcgcTCTATTTTTAGTATTTAGATTCTGaatttagtttctatttttaggtCGATTTATATATAATCCGAGCTTTAACATAGTGTATGCGgaccatctttttcttttttttttgtggaagcTGTTATTAGCTTTGAGCAAGTTGTTACTTACAAGATTTAATGAACATATATGATTGaaagatttggttttgattgttCAAAGTAGGCGCCTCTCGACTTGTTTGCTGGATGTTATGAAGTCAAATTTGGGGTTTTGCTTATATGTTATGATGATTGACTAGCTTTCCTTGGAAACACTTGTTTATCTAATTGAGGGGTAActttaatttggtttcttttgagGTTCATGTAGACTATTTATGATATGGTCCTTTTTTCGCAGCTTCGAATGCAGAGTACGGTAGTTTGTTCTACTTTTTTTAGTATGAAAAGGGGGAGATCTAAAGGCTAAAAAGCCTCCCATGTTTTTGCACAGTGTAGACTTTTTCTAAGTCATTGGATTCCTTGGGAAAGTCTCGAAAGAATCCCCAATAGTTGTTCCATTGATTAAGGAGCTAAATTTTGTGTGTGCCTCATGATTTTCTCAATGCTTTGTAACTGATCTAGGTTACTTTTTGGTCCCTACTTTGTGAGTTCTTACGCTTTTTTAGAAGAATTGTGGATTCTTTGTACTTGATTACATCTGATTATCTCTCAGAACTGTTTGATGGATCAAGAAAATAGCTAATACAGTATCTAAAACTATGCTTATCTCTTGTGctttaatttttcttactttccaacagtataaatatttgtttttttttttgctctcaaTCTGATTCTACGTATTTTGGCAGGGATTTGGGTAATTCAAACCTTTCTGGACATCTTGCGGCCGCGCTTGGAAAGCTAGAACATTTGCAATATCTGTATGTCATCACTCTTTTGACTTCTGTTTTCCCAAATTTTTCACTTCTCGGTATGCAAATAGATAGTGGAAATAATAAACTGTTTGGTTCGAGATTCATTATGTAATTTGACAATGTAGTTTAACTTTTTACTTGTACTATGATTGACACAGAGAGCTCTACAAGAACAACATCCAAGGAACTATACCTTCTGACCTTGGAAACCTGAAGAACCTCATCAGCTTGGATCTGTATAACAACAATCTTACGGGGACAGTTCCTACCTCTTTGGGAAAATTGAAGTCTCTTGTCTTTCTGTAAGTTGCTATCAAACTCTGACATGGACACACCAAACAATATACATGTTTCGACTTCTTTCAAATTGCAAAATGGTTAATCAAATGTTGCGTAAAAGAACAAGATGGTTTATGTGGGTTGTTTTTCCATCATCATGTGGTTTGAACTATCTGTGATATCGTCACACCCAGT is drawn from Camelina sativa cultivar DH55 chromosome 8, Cs, whole genome shotgun sequence and contains these coding sequences:
- the LOC104706461 gene encoding somatic embryogenesis receptor kinase 2-like; its protein translation is MASRNCRWELLVAASLTLTLALIHLVEANSEGDALYALRRSLSDPDRVLQSWDPTLVNPCTWFHVTCNQDNRVTRVDLGNSNLSGHLAAALGKLEHLQYLELYKNNIQGTIPSDLGNLKNLISLDLYNNNLTGTVPTSLGKLKSLVFLRLNDNQLTGPIPRALTAIPSLKVVDVSSNDLCGTIPTSGPFAHIPLQNFENNPRLEGPELLGLASYDTNCT